The following are encoded in a window of Caretta caretta isolate rCarCar2 chromosome 19, rCarCar1.hap1, whole genome shotgun sequence genomic DNA:
- the ZNF683 gene encoding tissue-resident T-cell transcription regulator protein ZNF683 isoform X1, producing MKGERRAMLHWREADFQERCTYIVKDQLCEMLTRPDFPRAQASLPRNLAFRRNSSHKVVAVLSREYIPAGTCFGPLVGEVYTKENVPKNADRKHFWRIYAPWGELHHFIDAHDPRRSNWMRYVNPTSDAPAQNLVACQNGLEIYFYTLKPIVTGAELLVWYSHEFAECLQCPLPGELEHDGLWKSTAEAPATPGPQPPQGGSAANPNPTAKHSQSKEAEEGDEDESVDVEALDRGVPPSPAGCRPAVLSGQLPQEVKPWPLGRSPFPSAPGKEGAPEKLSQRAASPRNQAVLGFCPYGPTTSLCKELQGCLRSLYPSCPLYLPTGHLPQPYLHACGTIPAHSPRFVLPPQAMPFLPALPLSRAGEVPPLGLLSQDPQVYAHARGDGTSPYPGLYATVLPHEKQEAHELRKPQDVLIALQSGAFSFPGLDNGPKQYLSPAGDTSYTSEVQQQKPTSLLAHPLEAINLSMPKFCPPSGRLGTTPVPYPLKKQNGKIKYECNICAKSFGQLSNLKVHLRVHSGERPFQCHICKKCFTQLAHLQKHHLVHTGEKPHKCLVCHKRFSSTSNLKTHLRLHSGERPYRCHRCQGRFTQHAHLKLHKRLHVRERPHRCPGCPEAYIHPFGLALHRRGCCPLAPGAAGPPAQLGRFDALIGRLDFSLDAERLQGEGAPGPLEDLTRREMKTSRPGQPPRDKGPCSPGLRKQLPLLPLPHCSVSVKQEDFPLQPA from the exons ATGAAGGGGGAGCGCCGAGCCATGCTGCACTGGCGGGAGGCAGATTTCCAGGAACGATGCACCTACATCGTGAAGGACCAGCTGTGCGAAATGCTCACGCGCCCTGACTTCCCTCGCGCACAAGCCTCCTTACCCCGAAACTTGGCCTTCCGGCGCAACAGCAGCCACAAG GTGGTGGCGGTGCTGAGCCGAGAGTACATCCCGGCGGGCACGTGCTTCGGGCCGCTGGTCGGGGAGGTCTACACCAAAGAGAACGTGCCAAAGAACGCAGACAGGAAGCACTTCTGGAGA ATTTACGCCCCGTGGGGCGAGCTTCACCATTTCATCGACGCCCATGACCCACGCCGCAGTAACTGGATGCGCTACGTCAACCCCACCTCTGACGCCCCGGCCCAGAACCTGGTGGCCTGCCAGAACGGCCTGGAGATTTACTTCTACACCCTGAAGCCCATCGTGACGGGGGCCGAGCTCCTGGTGTGGTACAGCCACGAGTTTGCTGAGTGCTTGCAGTGCCCGCTGCCGGGGGAGCTCG AGCACGATGGTCTCTGGAAATCCACCGCAGAGGCCCCCGCCACGCCGGGGCCTCAGCCACCACAGGGGGGCTCTGCCGCCAACCCAAACCCCACAGCGAAGCACTCACAGAGCAAGGAGGCGGAAGAGGGCGATGAAGATGAGAGCGTTGACGTGGAAGCGCTGGACAGGGGCGTGCCGCCGAGCCCAGCAGGATGCCGACCCGCGGTGCTGAGCGGGCAGCTCCCCCAGGAAGTCAAGCCGTGGCCCCTGGGGCGTAGCCCTTTCCCCAGTGCCCCTGGCAAGGAAGGGGCACCCGAGAAGCTCAGCCAAAGAGCCGCAAGCCCCAGGAACCAGGCAGTCCTCGGCTTCTGCCCGTACGGCCCAACTACCTCGCTGtgcaaggagctgcagggctgcctTCGCAGCCTctacccctcctgccccctgtatCTGCCGACGGGCCACCTGCCCCAGCCGTATCTTCATGCCTgcggcaccatccctgcccactcCCCCCGGTTTGTGCTGCCCCCCCAAGCCATGCCTTTCCTGCCAGCGCTGCCCCTGAGCAGGGCCGGGGAAGTCCCTCCCTTGGGGTTGCTGTCGCAGGATCCGCAGGTCTACGCCCATGCCCGGGGAGATGGGACATCTCCATACCCAGGCCTCTACGCAACTGTCTTGCCTCATGAAAAACAGGAAGCCCATGAGCTCCGGAAGCCACAGGATGTTTTAATCGCCCTCCAAAGCGGGGCTTTCTCCTTTCCAGGCTTGGACAATGGACCAAAGCAGTATTTGTCCCCTGCCGGGGACACCTCATATACCTCTGAAGTTCAGCAACAGAAACCTACCTCCCTGCTTGCCCACCCACTGGAGGCCATCAATCTCAGCATGCCAAAGTTCTGCCCGCCATCTGGCCGCTTGGGTACCACGCCCGTGCCCTACCCTCTGAAGAAGCAGAACGGCAAGATCAAATACGAGTGCAACATCTGCGCCAAGAGCTTCGGGCAGCTCTCCAATCTCAAG GTCCATCTGAGGGTGCACAGCGGCGAGAGACCCTTCCAGTGCCACATCTGCAAGAAGTGTTTCACGCAGCTGGCTCACCTGCAGAAGCACCACCTGGTGCATACGGGCGAGAAACCTCACAAATGCCTG GTCTGCCACAAGCGCTTCAGCAGCACCAGCAACCTCAAGACCCACCTGCGGCTGCACTCGGGCGAGCGGCCCTACCGGTGCCACCGGTGCCAGGGCCGCTTCACCCAGCACGCCCACCTCAAGCTGCACAAGCGGCTGCACGTGCGTGAGCGCCCGCACCGCTGCCCCGGCTGCCCCGAGGCCTACATCCACCCCTTCGGCCTGGCGCTGCACCGCCGCGGCTGCTGCCCGCTGGCCCCCGGCGCGGCCGGCCCCCCCGCCCAGCTCGGCCGCTTCGACGCCCTGATCGGCCGCCTCGACTTCAGCCTGGACGCCGAGCgcctgcagggggaaggggctccTGGGCCCCTGGAGGATCTCA
- the ZNF683 gene encoding tissue-resident T-cell transcription regulator protein ZNF683 isoform X3 — MRYVNPTSDAPAQNLVACQNGLEIYFYTLKPIVTGAELLVWYSHEFAECLQCPLPGELEHDGLWKSTAEAPATPGPQPPQGGSAANPNPTAKHSQSKEAEEGDEDESVDVEALDRGVPPSPAGCRPAVLSGQLPQEVKPWPLGRSPFPSAPGKEGAPEKLSQRAASPRNQAVLGFCPYGPTTSLCKELQGCLRSLYPSCPLYLPTGHLPQPYLHACGTIPAHSPRFVLPPQAMPFLPALPLSRAGEVPPLGLLSQDPQVYAHARGDGTSPYPGLYATVLPHEKQEAHELRKPQDVLIALQSGAFSFPGLDNGPKQYLSPAGDTSYTSEVQQQKPTSLLAHPLEAINLSMPKFCPPSGRLGTTPVPYPLKKQNGKIKYECNICAKSFGQLSNLKVHLRVHSGERPFQCHICKKCFTQLAHLQKHHLVHTGEKPHKCLVCHKRFSSTSNLKTHLRLHSGERPYRCHRCQGRFTQHAHLKLHKRLHVRERPHRCPGCPEAYIHPFGLALHRRGCCPLAPGAAGPPAQLGRFDALIGRLDFSLDAERLQGEGAPGPLEDLTRREMKTSRPGQPPRDKGPCSPGLRKQLPLLPLPHCSVSVKQEDFPLQPA, encoded by the exons ATGCGCTACGTCAACCCCACCTCTGACGCCCCGGCCCAGAACCTGGTGGCCTGCCAGAACGGCCTGGAGATTTACTTCTACACCCTGAAGCCCATCGTGACGGGGGCCGAGCTCCTGGTGTGGTACAGCCACGAGTTTGCTGAGTGCTTGCAGTGCCCGCTGCCGGGGGAGCTCG AGCACGATGGTCTCTGGAAATCCACCGCAGAGGCCCCCGCCACGCCGGGGCCTCAGCCACCACAGGGGGGCTCTGCCGCCAACCCAAACCCCACAGCGAAGCACTCACAGAGCAAGGAGGCGGAAGAGGGCGATGAAGATGAGAGCGTTGACGTGGAAGCGCTGGACAGGGGCGTGCCGCCGAGCCCAGCAGGATGCCGACCCGCGGTGCTGAGCGGGCAGCTCCCCCAGGAAGTCAAGCCGTGGCCCCTGGGGCGTAGCCCTTTCCCCAGTGCCCCTGGCAAGGAAGGGGCACCCGAGAAGCTCAGCCAAAGAGCCGCAAGCCCCAGGAACCAGGCAGTCCTCGGCTTCTGCCCGTACGGCCCAACTACCTCGCTGtgcaaggagctgcagggctgcctTCGCAGCCTctacccctcctgccccctgtatCTGCCGACGGGCCACCTGCCCCAGCCGTATCTTCATGCCTgcggcaccatccctgcccactcCCCCCGGTTTGTGCTGCCCCCCCAAGCCATGCCTTTCCTGCCAGCGCTGCCCCTGAGCAGGGCCGGGGAAGTCCCTCCCTTGGGGTTGCTGTCGCAGGATCCGCAGGTCTACGCCCATGCCCGGGGAGATGGGACATCTCCATACCCAGGCCTCTACGCAACTGTCTTGCCTCATGAAAAACAGGAAGCCCATGAGCTCCGGAAGCCACAGGATGTTTTAATCGCCCTCCAAAGCGGGGCTTTCTCCTTTCCAGGCTTGGACAATGGACCAAAGCAGTATTTGTCCCCTGCCGGGGACACCTCATATACCTCTGAAGTTCAGCAACAGAAACCTACCTCCCTGCTTGCCCACCCACTGGAGGCCATCAATCTCAGCATGCCAAAGTTCTGCCCGCCATCTGGCCGCTTGGGTACCACGCCCGTGCCCTACCCTCTGAAGAAGCAGAACGGCAAGATCAAATACGAGTGCAACATCTGCGCCAAGAGCTTCGGGCAGCTCTCCAATCTCAAG GTCCATCTGAGGGTGCACAGCGGCGAGAGACCCTTCCAGTGCCACATCTGCAAGAAGTGTTTCACGCAGCTGGCTCACCTGCAGAAGCACCACCTGGTGCATACGGGCGAGAAACCTCACAAATGCCTG GTCTGCCACAAGCGCTTCAGCAGCACCAGCAACCTCAAGACCCACCTGCGGCTGCACTCGGGCGAGCGGCCCTACCGGTGCCACCGGTGCCAGGGCCGCTTCACCCAGCACGCCCACCTCAAGCTGCACAAGCGGCTGCACGTGCGTGAGCGCCCGCACCGCTGCCCCGGCTGCCCCGAGGCCTACATCCACCCCTTCGGCCTGGCGCTGCACCGCCGCGGCTGCTGCCCGCTGGCCCCCGGCGCGGCCGGCCCCCCCGCCCAGCTCGGCCGCTTCGACGCCCTGATCGGCCGCCTCGACTTCAGCCTGGACGCCGAGCgcctgcagggggaaggggctccTGGGCCCCTGGAGGATCTCA
- the ZNF683 gene encoding tissue-resident T-cell transcription regulator protein ZNF683 isoform X2 gives MRTPQGECDRQRERDHRRAVSVACTWDLVALSSCSRRRRSMAEIYAPWGELHHFIDAHDPRRSNWMRYVNPTSDAPAQNLVACQNGLEIYFYTLKPIVTGAELLVWYSHEFAECLQCPLPGELEHDGLWKSTAEAPATPGPQPPQGGSAANPNPTAKHSQSKEAEEGDEDESVDVEALDRGVPPSPAGCRPAVLSGQLPQEVKPWPLGRSPFPSAPGKEGAPEKLSQRAASPRNQAVLGFCPYGPTTSLCKELQGCLRSLYPSCPLYLPTGHLPQPYLHACGTIPAHSPRFVLPPQAMPFLPALPLSRAGEVPPLGLLSQDPQVYAHARGDGTSPYPGLYATVLPHEKQEAHELRKPQDVLIALQSGAFSFPGLDNGPKQYLSPAGDTSYTSEVQQQKPTSLLAHPLEAINLSMPKFCPPSGRLGTTPVPYPLKKQNGKIKYECNICAKSFGQLSNLKVHLRVHSGERPFQCHICKKCFTQLAHLQKHHLVHTGEKPHKCLVCHKRFSSTSNLKTHLRLHSGERPYRCHRCQGRFTQHAHLKLHKRLHVRERPHRCPGCPEAYIHPFGLALHRRGCCPLAPGAAGPPAQLGRFDALIGRLDFSLDAERLQGEGAPGPLEDLTRREMKTSRPGQPPRDKGPCSPGLRKQLPLLPLPHCSVSVKQEDFPLQPA, from the exons ATGAGAACCCCACAGGGTGAGTGtgacaggcagagagagagagatcacagaCGGGCTGTAAGTGTCGCATGTACTTGGGACCTCGTCGCTCTCAGCAGCTGCTCACGGCGCAGACGCTCCATGGCTGAG ATTTACGCCCCGTGGGGCGAGCTTCACCATTTCATCGACGCCCATGACCCACGCCGCAGTAACTGGATGCGCTACGTCAACCCCACCTCTGACGCCCCGGCCCAGAACCTGGTGGCCTGCCAGAACGGCCTGGAGATTTACTTCTACACCCTGAAGCCCATCGTGACGGGGGCCGAGCTCCTGGTGTGGTACAGCCACGAGTTTGCTGAGTGCTTGCAGTGCCCGCTGCCGGGGGAGCTCG AGCACGATGGTCTCTGGAAATCCACCGCAGAGGCCCCCGCCACGCCGGGGCCTCAGCCACCACAGGGGGGCTCTGCCGCCAACCCAAACCCCACAGCGAAGCACTCACAGAGCAAGGAGGCGGAAGAGGGCGATGAAGATGAGAGCGTTGACGTGGAAGCGCTGGACAGGGGCGTGCCGCCGAGCCCAGCAGGATGCCGACCCGCGGTGCTGAGCGGGCAGCTCCCCCAGGAAGTCAAGCCGTGGCCCCTGGGGCGTAGCCCTTTCCCCAGTGCCCCTGGCAAGGAAGGGGCACCCGAGAAGCTCAGCCAAAGAGCCGCAAGCCCCAGGAACCAGGCAGTCCTCGGCTTCTGCCCGTACGGCCCAACTACCTCGCTGtgcaaggagctgcagggctgcctTCGCAGCCTctacccctcctgccccctgtatCTGCCGACGGGCCACCTGCCCCAGCCGTATCTTCATGCCTgcggcaccatccctgcccactcCCCCCGGTTTGTGCTGCCCCCCCAAGCCATGCCTTTCCTGCCAGCGCTGCCCCTGAGCAGGGCCGGGGAAGTCCCTCCCTTGGGGTTGCTGTCGCAGGATCCGCAGGTCTACGCCCATGCCCGGGGAGATGGGACATCTCCATACCCAGGCCTCTACGCAACTGTCTTGCCTCATGAAAAACAGGAAGCCCATGAGCTCCGGAAGCCACAGGATGTTTTAATCGCCCTCCAAAGCGGGGCTTTCTCCTTTCCAGGCTTGGACAATGGACCAAAGCAGTATTTGTCCCCTGCCGGGGACACCTCATATACCTCTGAAGTTCAGCAACAGAAACCTACCTCCCTGCTTGCCCACCCACTGGAGGCCATCAATCTCAGCATGCCAAAGTTCTGCCCGCCATCTGGCCGCTTGGGTACCACGCCCGTGCCCTACCCTCTGAAGAAGCAGAACGGCAAGATCAAATACGAGTGCAACATCTGCGCCAAGAGCTTCGGGCAGCTCTCCAATCTCAAG GTCCATCTGAGGGTGCACAGCGGCGAGAGACCCTTCCAGTGCCACATCTGCAAGAAGTGTTTCACGCAGCTGGCTCACCTGCAGAAGCACCACCTGGTGCATACGGGCGAGAAACCTCACAAATGCCTG GTCTGCCACAAGCGCTTCAGCAGCACCAGCAACCTCAAGACCCACCTGCGGCTGCACTCGGGCGAGCGGCCCTACCGGTGCCACCGGTGCCAGGGCCGCTTCACCCAGCACGCCCACCTCAAGCTGCACAAGCGGCTGCACGTGCGTGAGCGCCCGCACCGCTGCCCCGGCTGCCCCGAGGCCTACATCCACCCCTTCGGCCTGGCGCTGCACCGCCGCGGCTGCTGCCCGCTGGCCCCCGGCGCGGCCGGCCCCCCCGCCCAGCTCGGCCGCTTCGACGCCCTGATCGGCCGCCTCGACTTCAGCCTGGACGCCGAGCgcctgcagggggaaggggctccTGGGCCCCTGGAGGATCTCA